The window aaataaaagtctCATGATTAATGCTCACGAACTACATAAAAGTCATCCTTAATTCATAAGTACGCATCACATATAATTGAATCATCTTCACTCAAGACTCAACAACGTAACTATCACTCAAGACTCAAGATACAAGACAATTTCTCCCGAAACGACAACTCAATCTCAGAATTATCACTAATTGTATTGCCTAGATCCCCTTGCAGAACACGATAACAAAGTCCCCCGAGATGAAGCAATACGAGGTGGAGGCATCCATCGAAAATCGCTTTCCGTCCATTCTCACCGAACCAAAAATATTCAGAAAGCTTGAGATGCCGGAGATTAGGCATGGTTTTTCCAATTGCTACAGCTTGACGTAAACTCCAAAGGCAGGCCCCAGCAGCGTGTATATGTAAAAGAGGTCAACATAGGGCAAGACATGCCAATGGTTTCACAATTTATGGGATCAAGAGTTGATGTTATGAAAAGATGCAACTCTTGCAAATGTGGAAGCTTTTTTATTGTCTCTGTCAAAGCATTTGCTGCTGGATTACAGTTTGAAAGTGTCATGCTTCGAAGCTGACTTGATCTGTCAAAAGACTAAATTAACCTCCAAATATTGTTGTTAGAGCAAATTtaaggaaaagaagaattcTACCATTGAGCTATGTAGTTGGGCAACACAATCCCTTCAAAATAGACAAGCTTTAGCTTGACCAATTGTCCCTGGCTACGATCCACTGCGCTACGACaaatcatttcaaatttgttgGCCACGCATTGTCGAGAATCCAAATCAATAACGCACCACATGGCAGGATTCTTGCAGACTCTCCACCATGTAGTGCACACTGCCTGTGCACTCATCAATATCTCTTCAGCACCCAACCTTTGGAGGATATTCACCGTCAAATCCTCTGGCAGATCGATCCATCGAGGCAGTGGTGGCACGGCTGAGGATGATGAAGAGACAGCCACGTTGATCAGCATGTTCAATATTTAGGGGTCTTTTGAATATCTATATGTTGGTCATGGTGtggtgtgtatatatattggtgGGGTGATGAATAATTGATTGAAGCattgttttgaaaattgaaataagagTCCTCGTTAACTGACTATACCTATTCCtgatttcaattcaattaataagaCAAGTTGAATAAATTAGTTTGAGCTTTCAAGGTTAATTAATAAGGGTTCTAGAATGAAGTGTACTCATATACGGCGTCACATTAATTATCTAGTGTGATCAAGCTCTTTTATTATAACtgatatacaaatattttattcaagaatATTGATGCCTAATacaatgacattttttaaaatttagtccATCTAATTCACAAGAATattactctttatttttcagtccatttcacaaaaatatacattttctaaatttgaaaaaaaaattctctccactagcaatactttaattactttttctatctatctgtctcttaatttatcaattttttattaaaacttgtgacaaactcaaagtgcatattctttg is drawn from Salvia hispanica cultivar TCC Black 2014 chromosome 6, UniMelb_Shisp_WGS_1.0, whole genome shotgun sequence and contains these coding sequences:
- the LOC125195430 gene encoding F-box protein SKIP19-like, with the protein product MLINVAVSSSSSAVPPLPRWIDLPEDLTVNILQRLGAEEILMSAQAVCTTWWRVCKNPAMWCVIDLDSRQCVANKFEMICRSAVDRSQGQLVKLKLVYFEGIVLPNYIAQW